A genomic segment from Deinococcus yavapaiensis KR-236 encodes:
- a CDS encoding macro domain-containing protein: MPAFTLHLRDRDADVVDAWRTHFHRLPSVDVSHGDIFDVSADAIVSPANSFGFMDGGIDLAYTGHFGWDLQDRLRDELRRSHVGELPVGQALVLETFDAHLPYLVSAPTMRVPGNVAESVNAYLAFRAALLAVRAFNAANAERPITSVLSPGLCTAIGRMPPDRSARQMAAAYAVVMLGQENCPLTLRQAFEEHHRLLG, encoded by the coding sequence ATGCCGGCCTTCACGCTGCACCTGCGGGACCGCGACGCGGACGTCGTCGACGCTTGGCGCACGCACTTTCATCGTCTGCCGAGCGTGGATGTGTCGCACGGTGACATCTTCGACGTCTCGGCGGACGCGATCGTCAGTCCCGCGAACAGCTTCGGGTTTATGGACGGCGGCATCGACCTCGCGTACACGGGGCATTTCGGGTGGGATTTGCAGGACCGCTTGCGCGACGAATTGCGACGCTCGCACGTCGGGGAGCTTCCCGTCGGGCAGGCGCTCGTGCTCGAGACCTTCGACGCGCACCTTCCTTACCTGGTGAGCGCCCCGACGATGCGCGTGCCAGGGAACGTCGCGGAGAGCGTGAACGCGTACCTGGCGTTTCGCGCGGCGTTGCTGGCCGTGCGTGCCTTCAACGCCGCGAACGCCGAGCGGCCGATCACGTCTGTGTTGAGTCCGGGGTTGTGCACGGCGATCGGTCGCATGCCGCCCGATCGCAGCGCGCGGCAGATGGCGGCGGCGTACGCGGTGGTGATGCTCGGGCAGGAGAACTGTCCGTTGACGCTCAGGCAGGCGTTCGAAGAGCATCACCGCCTCCTCGGATGA
- a CDS encoding DUF5984 family protein, whose amino-acid sequence MTLTFRHRLRPLPDLLALWKEGGVDPRSYLTGWFWLTDGRYAIDTPHGRVFAYHPAFVTAHDVVGEDAHFLDDQVGRLWWNLAEILPDVLDVLPTPFDAWVETGQWQAWLASVTEWWNGLDEHESDLTWNAWYEATAWWGARHLDTGYLAAGPRVVLWRVRTTVTMEWDARRRLVDGVPCWEETAGRVTLSVTEFQAEVEAFRVRLHAEMERRLREVAALGMLTRAEEADLRRQHADSFARVGRSDGTNWTTVLAAVKAVEDASGIASLQATPDLFNFDG is encoded by the coding sequence GTGACGCTCACCTTCCGCCACCGCCTGCGTCCCTTGCCCGACCTGCTTGCTTTGTGGAAGGAGGGCGGGGTCGATCCGCGCTCGTACCTCACGGGATGGTTTTGGCTCACCGACGGCCGGTACGCCATCGACACCCCGCACGGCCGGGTGTTCGCCTACCACCCGGCGTTCGTGACCGCGCACGATGTCGTCGGCGAGGACGCGCACTTCCTCGATGACCAAGTGGGGCGCTTGTGGTGGAACCTCGCCGAGATCCTACCGGACGTCCTCGACGTCCTACCCACCCCCTTCGACGCGTGGGTCGAAACGGGGCAGTGGCAGGCGTGGCTGGCGAGCGTGACCGAGTGGTGGAACGGCCTCGACGAACACGAAAGTGACCTGACGTGGAACGCGTGGTACGAAGCCACCGCGTGGTGGGGTGCGCGGCACCTCGACACCGGGTACCTGGCGGCTGGACCGCGCGTGGTGCTTTGGCGAGTGCGGACCACCGTGACGATGGAATGGGACGCCCGCAGGCGCCTTGTAGACGGCGTGCCATGCTGGGAGGAAACGGCGGGACGCGTGACCTTGAGCGTGACCGAATTTCAAGCGGAAGTCGAGGCGTTTCGCGTTCGCCTTCACGCGGAGATGGAGAGGCGGTTGCGTGAGGTGGCCGCGCTGGGCATGTTGACGCGAGCGGAAGAAGCAGACTTGCGCCGACAACACGCGGACAGCTTCGCTCGGGTCGGCAGGAGCGACGGCACGAACTGGACGACCGTCTTGGCGGCCGTGAAGGCCGTGGAGGACGCGTCGGGAATCGCCTCCCTTCAAGCGACGCCTGACCTTTTCAACTTCGATGGCTAG
- a CDS encoding cytochrome P450, producing the protein MTRSPAVPASLPTPLPFVGHTPAFARDPLSFLDRLAATERRVVFFDLGGSTALLTRPEDVHFTLQETGRLFSKGYQRGFAMPLVFGSGLVTSEGDFWRRQRKLIQPAFHAVHVASYAETMVTLTCELLGTWRSGETRDVNADMTLLTQRIVVATMFGASLHEDERRLADALGTIERGIILDSFSWRAVVPPHLPAPGRRALSRAVEHVEEVLAWIVARRRALSEERADLLGLLMAARDEDGQPMSDAQLRDEIMTLYIAGHETTAHTLSWALWLLGRHPQELGALREELDGVLGDRAPTFADLPKLPRLDAVVKETLRLYPPAWIFNRQLDADVTFGEDAVAKGTQIMISPWVLHRSDATFDAPLDFRPARWHDGLERRLPKGAYIPFGGGPRICIGNAFATMEAALVLALIVRAWNVEVPRVAVPTPSITLHPKGGLPSRVSRR; encoded by the coding sequence ATGACGCGCTCGCCTGCCGTGCCCGCTTCGCTTCCGACGCCGCTGCCGTTCGTCGGGCACACGCCCGCCTTCGCCCGCGATCCCCTGAGCTTCCTCGACCGCCTCGCCGCGACGGAGCGGCGCGTCGTGTTCTTCGATCTCGGCGGTTCTACGGCGCTGCTCACGCGCCCCGAGGACGTGCACTTCACGCTGCAAGAGACGGGACGGCTGTTCTCGAAAGGCTATCAGCGTGGCTTCGCGATGCCGCTCGTGTTCGGAAGCGGCCTCGTGACGAGCGAGGGTGACTTCTGGCGCCGTCAACGCAAACTCATCCAGCCTGCCTTTCACGCGGTGCACGTCGCGAGTTACGCCGAGACGATGGTGACCCTCACGTGCGAGTTGCTCGGAACGTGGCGAAGTGGCGAGACGCGCGACGTGAACGCCGACATGACCCTCCTGACGCAGCGCATCGTCGTCGCGACGATGTTCGGCGCGTCCCTGCACGAAGATGAGCGTCGCCTCGCCGACGCCCTCGGGACCATCGAGCGCGGCATCATCCTCGACAGCTTCTCGTGGCGTGCCGTCGTGCCGCCGCACCTGCCCGCTCCAGGGCGGCGCGCCCTTTCGCGGGCCGTCGAGCACGTCGAGGAGGTCCTCGCGTGGATCGTGGCGAGGCGACGCGCCTTGAGCGAGGAGCGCGCCGATTTGCTCGGCTTGCTCATGGCGGCGCGCGACGAGGACGGGCAGCCCATGTCGGACGCGCAACTGCGCGACGAGATCATGACCCTCTACATCGCCGGGCACGAGACGACCGCGCACACCCTGTCGTGGGCGTTGTGGCTGCTCGGGCGGCATCCGCAGGAGCTCGGGGCGCTGCGCGAGGAGCTCGACGGCGTTCTCGGGGATCGCGCGCCGACCTTCGCCGACTTGCCGAAGTTGCCGCGCCTCGACGCGGTCGTGAAAGAGACGCTGCGCCTGTACCCGCCCGCGTGGATCTTCAATCGGCAGCTTGACGCGGACGTCACCTTCGGCGAGGACGCGGTCGCGAAGGGCACGCAGATCATGATCTCGCCGTGGGTGCTGCACCGCTCGGACGCCACGTTCGACGCGCCGCTCGACTTCCGCCCGGCGCGCTGGCATGACGGGTTGGAGCGCCGCTTGCCGAAGGGCGCGTACATCCCCTTCGGCGGCGGGCCGCGCATCTGCATCGGCAACGCGTTCGCCACGATGGAGGCGGCGCTCGTCCTCGCGCTGATCGTGCGCGCGTGGAACGTCGAAGTGCCGCGCGTCGCCGTGCCGACGCCGAGCATCACCCTCCACCCGAAAGGCGGCCTTCCATCTCGTGTGAGCCGCCGCTGA
- a CDS encoding DoxX family protein codes for MRSPPPRPTARLDVPRTIGRLLLGAFLLFAGISHLTFARAAFRAQVPPWLPFSPDAVVVASGLVEIALGAALIALPRFRVVIGVVVAAFFVAIFPGNVSQFVNRVDAFGLNSDVERGVRLLFQPLLVLWALWCTGAWRANGR; via the coding sequence GTGCGCTCACCGCCCCCGCGTCCGACCGCTCGCCTCGACGTGCCACGAACGATCGGCCGCCTGCTGCTCGGCGCTTTTTTGCTCTTCGCGGGCATCTCGCACCTCACCTTCGCGCGCGCCGCGTTTCGAGCGCAAGTGCCGCCTTGGCTGCCCTTCTCGCCGGACGCGGTGGTCGTCGCTTCGGGCCTCGTGGAGATCGCCCTCGGAGCCGCCCTCATCGCCCTGCCGCGCTTCCGGGTGGTGATCGGCGTCGTCGTCGCCGCCTTCTTCGTGGCGATCTTTCCGGGGAACGTCTCGCAGTTCGTGAACCGCGTGGACGCCTTCGGATTGAACTCGGACGTCGAGCGTGGGGTGCGGTTGTTGTTCCAGCCGCTTCTCGTGCTCTGGGCGCTGTGGTGCACGGGCGCGTGGCGAGCGAACGGCAGGTGA
- a CDS encoding alpha/beta fold hydrolase gives MNWQTLRFLAWTSILIVNMHVSAQSFPAEQFGWYDVGGYKLYLQCDGPSRAPTVVLLGGLAPSGVFGVVSYDVARFTRVCVFDTAGVGMSDPSPRVTDGRQRAEELHRVLVTAKVTGPLVLVGYEYGAQLARLYADLHPSGVRAVILVNPLPEGLWEKLHVTLANILRSGEMDAWDARRELQRLTERLAAVRDDAAALTANWNVQAGERQLRQARPLKAMPLVVITPGQDVRSYYGERARLPSGSLRLTQILGEQQRTMARLSSAGRQVVSQRAWFSIPEQDPALVVSVIRQVVGALRANVDER, from the coding sequence ATGAACTGGCAGACGCTTCGTTTCCTGGCTTGGACCTCCATTCTCATCGTCAACATGCACGTCTCCGCTCAGTCGTTTCCAGCCGAACAATTCGGTTGGTATGACGTGGGCGGATACAAGCTCTACCTTCAGTGCGATGGTCCGAGTCGGGCGCCGACGGTGGTGCTGCTTGGCGGGCTGGCGCCGTCCGGCGTGTTCGGCGTGGTGAGCTACGACGTCGCTCGGTTCACGCGCGTTTGCGTGTTCGACACGGCCGGCGTCGGAATGAGCGACCCTTCGCCTCGCGTGACGGACGGACGGCAGCGCGCGGAGGAGCTGCACCGCGTCCTCGTCACCGCCAAGGTGACGGGACCTCTGGTGCTCGTCGGGTATGAGTACGGCGCTCAGCTTGCACGCTTGTACGCCGACCTTCACCCGTCGGGGGTACGCGCGGTGATTCTCGTCAATCCTCTGCCGGAAGGTCTTTGGGAGAAGCTGCACGTCACGCTCGCGAACATTCTCCGTTCGGGAGAGATGGACGCGTGGGACGCGCGCAGAGAACTTCAGCGGCTGACCGAACGGCTTGCGGCGGTGCGCGACGACGCGGCCGCCCTCACGGCGAATTGGAACGTCCAGGCGGGGGAGCGTCAACTTCGACAAGCTCGACCGTTGAAGGCCATGCCGTTGGTGGTCATCACGCCGGGTCAGGACGTGCGCTCGTACTACGGGGAGCGGGCACGTCTGCCTTCCGGGAGTCTGCGTCTCACACAGATCCTCGGGGAACAGCAAAGGACCATGGCACGGTTGTCTTCTGCCGGTCGGCAAGTGGTGTCTCAGCGCGCTTGGTTCAGTATTCCGGAGCAGGATCCTGCGCTGGTGGTGAGTGTCATCCGGCAGGTGGTGGGCGCTTTGAGGGCGAACGTCGATGAGCGGTGA
- a CDS encoding nucleotidyltransferase domain-containing protein, translated as MTISFPPALKLAVREHPYPLLFATISGAHLYGFPSADSDWDLRGVHVLPPEEVLGLFGRRDTVQLMNDSAFAHAGMAPFGSDIELDLVTHDAYKFFSLMLKRNGYVLEQLHSPLIVHTTPEHDELKEIAAGVVTRHHAHHYLGFAANQWKLFAKEDPPRVKPLLYTFRTLLTGLHLMRTGEVEANVRVLNEDAKLAYLDELVARKTSGAEKETLTGDVSVYEREVRRLTAELEAAKDERRLRDEVSVNAWRALSELLVRLRLRGFERRTSAS; from the coding sequence ATGACGATTTCCTTTCCACCTGCGTTGAAGCTCGCCGTGCGTGAACACCCGTACCCGCTGCTGTTCGCGACGATCAGCGGCGCGCACCTCTACGGCTTCCCGAGCGCCGACAGCGACTGGGACTTACGCGGCGTGCACGTCCTGCCGCCTGAGGAAGTGCTGGGGCTCTTCGGCCGACGCGACACCGTGCAGCTTATGAACGACTCGGCGTTCGCGCACGCGGGCATGGCCCCGTTCGGATCGGACATCGAACTCGACCTCGTGACGCACGACGCGTACAAGTTCTTTTCCCTGATGCTCAAGCGCAACGGGTACGTGCTGGAGCAACTGCACTCCCCCTTGATCGTGCACACGACGCCCGAGCACGACGAGCTCAAAGAGATCGCGGCGGGCGTCGTGACGCGGCACCACGCGCACCACTACCTCGGCTTCGCCGCCAATCAGTGGAAGCTCTTCGCGAAGGAGGACCCGCCGCGCGTCAAACCGCTGCTGTACACCTTCCGCACGCTGTTGACGGGCTTGCACCTCATGCGGACCGGAGAAGTCGAGGCGAACGTGCGCGTGCTGAACGAGGACGCGAAGCTCGCGTACCTTGACGAGCTCGTCGCGCGCAAGACGAGCGGCGCGGAGAAGGAAACGCTGACGGGCGACGTGAGCGTCTACGAGCGTGAAGTGCGCCGCCTCACCGCCGAACTGGAAGCCGCGAAGGACGAACGTCGGCTGCGAGACGAGGTGAGCGTGAACGCGTGGCGGGCGCTCAGCGAACTCCTCGTTCGCTTGCGCCTTCGTGGCTTCGAGCGGCGGACGAGCGCTTCTTGA
- a CDS encoding 3'-5' exonuclease, whose translation MSEAFGRSLNVVDVEATCWQDEAPSGQVSEIIEIGLTVVDLHERRRASKHRLLVKPTRSDVSEFCTHLTGLTREEVDRGMSFADACRTLRSEFHADSCATRGVPYPFSSRHTNAKATYAAFGMKKRLGMAQALQHAELPLEGRHHRGEDDAWNIAALVLRLVERGAWPL comes from the coding sequence ATGAGCGAAGCGTTCGGGCGCTCCCTCAACGTGGTGGACGTCGAAGCGACCTGTTGGCAAGACGAAGCGCCGTCCGGGCAGGTCAGCGAAATCATCGAAATCGGCCTCACGGTCGTGGACTTGCACGAAAGGCGCCGCGCGTCGAAGCACCGCCTGCTCGTGAAACCCACCCGCTCCGACGTCAGCGAGTTCTGCACGCATTTGACGGGATTGACGCGAGAAGAAGTCGATCGCGGCATGTCCTTCGCGGACGCTTGCCGCACCTTGCGAAGCGAGTTCCACGCGGACTCGTGTGCGACACGCGGCGTGCCTTATCCGTTCTCGAGTCGGCACACCAACGCCAAAGCCACGTACGCGGCGTTCGGCATGAAGAAGCGACTTGGCATGGCGCAGGCCCTGCAGCACGCCGAGTTGCCCCTCGAAGGGCGACACCACCGCGGCGAGGACGACGCGTGGAACATCGCCGCGCTCGTCTTGCGTCTCGTGGAAAGGGGCGCTTGGCCGCTCTAA
- a CDS encoding NADAR family protein has product MTTDDIVFFYRTAHPFSNFHPSVFVVQGVTYHWAEQFIMHRKAVQFGDFETAEAILHARNPGECKQLGRRVRPYDDAVWASVRESVAFDACLHKFTQNEKLRAALLATRDALLVEASPTDRIWGVGFSEQDALANRDRWGENLLGIALMRVRDTLREAP; this is encoded by the coding sequence ATGACGACGGACGACATCGTGTTCTTCTACCGAACGGCGCACCCGTTCAGCAACTTCCACCCGTCCGTGTTCGTCGTTCAGGGCGTCACGTACCATTGGGCCGAGCAGTTCATCATGCACCGCAAAGCCGTGCAGTTCGGCGACTTCGAAACGGCCGAGGCAATCTTGCACGCGAGGAATCCTGGGGAGTGCAAGCAACTCGGACGGCGCGTGCGTCCGTACGACGACGCCGTGTGGGCCAGCGTGCGTGAAAGCGTCGCGTTCGACGCGTGCCTGCACAAGTTCACGCAAAACGAGAAGCTTCGAGCAGCCCTGCTCGCCACGCGCGACGCGCTGCTCGTGGAAGCCTCGCCCACCGACCGCATCTGGGGCGTCGGCTTCTCGGAGCAGGACGCCCTCGCCAATCGCGACCGCTGGGGCGAAAACCTGCTCGGGATCGCCCTTATGCGCGTACGTGACACGCTGAGGGAGGCGCCATGA